Below is a window of Sandaracinaceae bacterium DNA.
CTCACGGGTGTGCCTGCGGGGCGCTGGGTGGACCGCTATGGGGCGCAGCGCAGCGCGGCAGCCGGCCTCATGGGTGTCACCGCGGGAGCGCTCGCGCTGGCCGTGCTGCCCGCTGCGCTGCACGTGCTGGGCTACGTGGTGCCCATCGCCGTCATCACCGCGCACTACGCGCTCTTCCAGGCCGCGAACAACGCCGCGATCATGCGGGACGCCGCACCGCAGCAGCGGGGTGTCATCTCGGGAGCCCTCGGCCTGTCGCGCAACCTCGGCCTGATCACGGGCGCGTCCGCCATGGGCGCCGTGTTCGCGGCCGCCACCGGCGCGAGCGACGTGACCTCAGCCTCCCCAGAGGCCGTTGCCCGGGGCATGCACGTCACGTTCGCGCTGGCGGCCGTGCTGGGCGCCATCGGTGTGGCGCTGTTGGCGCGCAGCCAGGCCTCACCGTCGCGCTATGAGGACGGCGGCCCGCGCAGCGTCCCGCGGCGCAGCAGCGTGAGCAGCACCGCTGGGCCTGTTCGGAGGGCCAGGAGCAGCAGCACCCCGAACAGGTCGAGGAAGCCCATCCCGAAGGCCTCGGTGGCGGACACGCATTGCGGCCCACCGTTGGGCTGGATGGCGAGAGAGACCACCTCCCCTTCATCGGCCCGCGGACCGATGAGCACGAAGCACGGCGCGCTCTGCGACCACGTGCGTCCGTCCGTGGCGCCGAGCTGCTGGTAGCGGCGCTCGCAGCTGACGGCCCCGCCCGAGCGGCTGGAGCTGGTCCCCGCGCTGCCCACGTAGACCGCCTGCATGTGCGGCCAGGTCAGCCAGTTGAAGATCGTGAACCCCCGCCCCAGGCAGCTGCAGCAGCCCACGAACAAGCCGAGAGCCAGGAACATGACCGCCGTGCGAGCGGTGGGCGTGAGCGGGAGCTTGTTGGGTGTGGGCTGCATCGTGAGCCCGCGAGTCTACTCCTCCACGCAGTAGACCGAGTACTGCGAGTCGCAGGCGCGGTTCAGCGCGAACGACCAGGTGCTGTCGACGCCCGTGGTCATACCCACGATGCCGATCTCGCCGCTGTCGCTCGCCGTCCACCCCTCGCAGGTGGCCACGTCGTGCGGCGCATTTCCAGCGGTGAGGGTGTTGGTCCAAGCGAAGTCCTGCGTCACGAAGTCGCCGGTCTCGGTGCGAACGATGGCGGTGTCCAGCGTTCCGTCCGTGAAGTCGGCCCAGTTGTCGGCCACCACCACGGCGGGCTGTCCCGCCACCAGCATCACGTAGGGAACCGTGGCGGGCGTGATGCGCGACGAGGCCGCGTTGGTGGTCAGCGAGATCCACGCGCGGAACGTGCGGCCGAGCCCCGCGTTGTCGGCCAGCCCCTGACAGAACGCGTCAGCACCCGCGATGCCACCCAGGTTGCCGTTGGTCGCCACGCTGCTCACGAAGACGACGCGCGCGTCGATGCAGCTCCCACCCACGCAGGTGGTACCGCTGCCGCACTCCGCCTGGCTGCTGCAGCTGGTGGGACACGCCGGTCCCGCGCCGGAGCAGGCGAAGGGCAGGCACATGGTCCCTCCACGGTGAACTCATCGGGAGGGCACTCGGGGTCCGTGCCGTCGCAGAACTCGGCCACGTCGCACACCCCCGCGCTCGCGCGGCACTCCACCACCCCGCTGCCTCCGCCCTCGATGAAGCAGGCGCCGCTCACGCTGCACCGCTCGCACCCGCCGTCGCAGGCTCCGTCACAGCACACGCCGTCCGCGCAGAAGCCGCTGTCGCACTCGCCGCCATCGGAGCACGACGCCCCCAGCGGAGCGAGGCCCGCGTCGAAGCCCTGGTCGGTCTCGGGCCCCGCGTCCACGCCCACGTCGTCGGGCGTCCCGGCGTCCGCCCCCATGTCGTCGGGCGTCTCGGCGTCCAGGCCGGTGCCCTGGTCGTCCATCCCACCGCCCTGATCGTCCATCCCACCGCCCCCGTCGATGGCCACGGCACTGTCGGGAGTCATGTCCACCGCGCCGCTTCCGCAGCCGGGCACGAGACCGAAAGCAATCAGGAACACAGAGAGAACGCGCGTCACGAGCAACCTCCAGAGAGAACGTTGCCGAGGTAGTGCGCGGAGCTATCAGTTCGATCACGAAAATCAGCGCCGTCCCGCAGACCCCGTGCGACGCAAGCCATTGACGCCCCCCCGAGCAACCTCTACATTTTCGTAGAGGTCTAGATGGCACTGCTCGCCAAGTTCAGATATCCGCCTACGTCTCCGAAGAGACCCGCGCCTTGCTGGACGAGGCCACCGAGGCTCACGGCCTGAAGAAGGGTTACGTCATCGAGGAGGCACTGCTCCATCACCTCCTCGCCCTGCGTGAGCTGCCGAGCGACGTCGTGATCCCGGGCCGCATCACCCTCACGGAGGCCTCCGCGCGGCGTGTCGCCAAAGCGCTCGCGAGCCCGCAGAAGCCGACAGCGGCCATGCGAGCCCTGATGGCCGGTGATGACGGCGATGACGTCCCGGGCTGACTCGCAGCCGCTCGTCGTGCGGCGGCTGCTCGCCACGGATGACCGGTCGGGGTTCCAGTCGGGCAACGTCGATCTCGACCGCTTTTTTCAGCGCTTTGCCGGTCAGAACCAATTCCGACACCACGTCGGGACCACCTGGGTGGCTCTCACCCGAGGGCGCATCGTCGGCTTCGTGACCGTGAGCGCGGCGCAGCTCGAGGTGGGCTTGTTGCCGGAGAAGGCGAGGAAGCGTCTGCCTGCGTATCCACTCCCCGTGCTGCGCCTGGCGCGCTTGGCCGTCTCGAATCAGGCCCAGGGCGCCGGCGTCGGCAGGGCGCTGCTGAGAGCCGTCTTCACCCTCGCGTGGCGGATGGCCGATGACCTGGGCTGCGTCGGGATCGTGGTGGACGCAAAACCGGAGGCGATCGGCTTCTACAAGACGCTTGGCTTCCAGGAGCTCGAACACCGCCAAGGGGGCCTTGGCGACAGACCCGAGCCAGTTCCCATGTTCCTGGAGCTCGCCGCAGTCCCAAAGCCTGCGGACCCGCCAGCCGGTTGAGCGGCCGCCACTTTGTCAACG
It encodes the following:
- a CDS encoding GNAT family N-acetyltransferase; translation: MTSRADSQPLVVRRLLATDDRSGFQSGNVDLDRFFQRFAGQNQFRHHVGTTWVALTRGRIVGFVTVSAAQLEVGLLPEKARKRLPAYPLPVLRLARLAVSNQAQGAGVGRALLRAVFTLAWRMADDLGCVGIVVDAKPEAIGFYKTLGFQELEHRQGGLGDRPEPVPMFLELAAVPKPADPPAG